One window of Cryptobacterium curtum DSM 15641 genomic DNA carries:
- a CDS encoding methionine ABC transporter ATP-binding protein, which translates to MIRIEHLFKTYHAGETDREHVALTDINLSIDDGEIFGIIGESGAGKSTLVRCINLLERPSKGRIFIDGRDVTDCTGRELAHLRQGIGMIFQNFSLFAQRSVLRNVTFPLELQHVEQPQARERAYELLRLVGLEGKANDYPSQLSGGQQQRVAIARALACKPSIILCDEATSALDTMTTKSILGLLADINRELGVTLVLITHSMNVAQAICHRVAVIDGGQIVEEGVTAEVFAHPQSSMARALLGLDDVGETAPAKNESANTATSSPQSTEVSA; encoded by the coding sequence ATGATACGGATCGAGCATCTGTTTAAGACATACCATGCCGGCGAGACCGATCGGGAGCATGTTGCCCTTACCGACATCAATCTTTCTATTGATGACGGTGAAATATTTGGCATCATTGGTGAATCAGGTGCGGGAAAGAGCACACTCGTGCGCTGTATTAACTTGCTTGAGCGCCCGAGTAAGGGTCGAATTTTCATCGATGGGCGTGATGTGACTGATTGCACCGGCCGTGAACTTGCGCACCTGCGTCAGGGAATTGGCATGATTTTTCAGAACTTTAGCCTGTTTGCACAGCGGTCGGTATTACGCAACGTGACCTTCCCCTTGGAATTACAGCATGTTGAACAACCCCAGGCGCGTGAGAGGGCCTACGAACTGCTGCGTTTAGTAGGGCTTGAAGGCAAGGCGAATGATTATCCCTCTCAGCTATCAGGTGGGCAGCAGCAGCGCGTTGCGATTGCCCGTGCGCTTGCCTGTAAGCCAAGTATTATCCTCTGTGATGAAGCAACCAGCGCACTTGATACGATGACAACAAAGTCCATCCTGGGTTTACTTGCCGATATTAACCGCGAACTTGGGGTGACACTGGTGCTGATTACCCATTCGATGAATGTGGCGCAAGCTATTTGTCATCGCGTAGCGGTTATCGATGGGGGACAAATTGTCGAAGAGGGTGTAACGGCGGAGGTATTTGCTCATCCACAAAGTTCCATGGCGCGCGCTCTGTTGGGATTAGACGATGTGGGTGAAACAGCGCCTGCGAAAAATGAATCAGCTAACACAGCAACTTCTTCGCCTCAGAGTACGGAGGTGAGCGCATAA
- a CDS encoding LCP family protein, producing MAFKKGNHAAPKHAATSQDTDRSGGFKPAVDIDSLSQTASVQQAGTKAYSRHANGKYQRPKRRRRRIVLTVLGCIFAVLLVGGGVVWAYLHHTVEVVDANLKEGLDENLQDSLVKTDLTNEPFYMLLLGTDESLQRQENLETGGTYRTDSIILARIDAKAKQVTMVSVPRDTKIELDGHGVQKINAAYAFGGSSLAVDTISSVAGVGISHFALVDMDGLKATVDALGGVEVDVPIEINDPDAGGHLDAGLQTLDGDQALILCRARHAYDSYGDGDGYRAADQRLVLQAIAKKMLASDPITLTNTITLLSEYVHTDLSVNDIIGLAQAMRGMDPSTSLWSATLPTEAVYEDKVWYNIILEKPWKAMMDRVNAGLSPTEETVIDEATGIAMSSAGDDAPSTEVDSGGSTVVDSSSSSGNTLSSSSPSSSSTSSGNTSSTRHSSNR from the coding sequence ATGGCATTTAAAAAAGGAAATCATGCTGCTCCAAAACATGCAGCTACTTCTCAGGATACTGACCGATCTGGCGGCTTTAAGCCGGCAGTTGATATTGATTCACTGTCTCAAACGGCCTCGGTGCAGCAAGCGGGTACAAAGGCTTATTCGCGGCATGCCAATGGAAAGTACCAGCGTCCGAAGCGTCGTCGGCGCCGTATTGTTCTGACTGTGCTTGGCTGTATCTTTGCTGTTCTGTTAGTTGGCGGTGGCGTTGTCTGGGCTTATTTGCATCATACCGTTGAAGTGGTGGATGCAAACCTCAAAGAGGGCCTGGACGAAAATCTGCAGGATTCTCTTGTCAAAACCGATTTAACTAACGAACCTTTCTACATGTTATTGCTGGGTACCGATGAATCACTACAGCGTCAGGAAAACCTTGAGACGGGTGGAACATATCGAACTGATTCCATTATTCTGGCCCGCATCGATGCGAAAGCTAAGCAGGTAACCATGGTTTCTGTTCCTCGTGATACCAAGATAGAGCTTGACGGTCATGGTGTTCAGAAAATTAATGCGGCCTATGCATTTGGTGGTTCGTCGTTAGCTGTTGACACCATTTCCAGTGTTGCAGGGGTTGGTATTTCGCATTTTGCGCTAGTGGATATGGATGGCCTCAAGGCGACGGTTGATGCACTTGGTGGTGTGGAAGTTGATGTGCCTATTGAGATTAACGATCCAGATGCAGGTGGACATCTTGATGCAGGTTTGCAGACGCTCGATGGTGATCAAGCATTGATTCTCTGTCGTGCTCGTCATGCGTATGACAGCTATGGTGACGGTGATGGCTATCGCGCTGCTGACCAGCGTTTGGTTTTGCAGGCAATTGCGAAGAAAATGCTGGCGAGTGACCCTATCACACTCACAAATACCATTACGCTGCTTTCAGAATATGTTCATACTGATTTGTCGGTCAATGACATTATTGGCCTGGCACAGGCAATGCGTGGCATGGATCCCAGCACGTCACTTTGGAGTGCAACGTTGCCAACAGAAGCGGTGTACGAGGATAAAGTCTGGTACAACATCATTCTTGAAAAGCCTTGGAAGGCCATGATGGATCGCGTAAATGCGGGCTTATCTCCGACAGAAGAAACGGTTATTGATGAAGCAACCGGTATTGCAATGTCTTCAGCCGGTGATGATGCCCCTTCAACTGAGGTTGACTCGGGTGGATCAACGGTGGTGGACTCGTCAAGTTCTTCTGGTAACACGTTGAGTTCTTCATCTCCATCATCGAGCTCTACGTCTTCTGGCAACACATCTTCTACGCGGCACTCTTCAAACCGATAG
- a CDS encoding GH25 family lysozyme: MNRSYTSSSYATRHTNAPIRIAGAFLLAGMLALSTMPDLAWATATNSSSRDTSTSTQVTSTTSSSPTQAQRSDSFTQTTSAQQTDEIDAALSDSSTAADATQTSSAQAADTAKAAENSWRYRDGVRLYTDGTTEKSLDTTETQSKSASSQSRPSNRPAGTQLSKWSLTSEGAVSPTGEVIEGATAIGIDVSHHQGTINWEKVKAAGIDFVILRCGQSTNINDRQWKRNVGECERLGIPYGVYLYSTATTVDEARDEAQRTLRDLAGHSPSYPVYFDLEESDLASTDNRQLLADMAQAYCDIIEDAGYTPGVYANVNWWNNYLTDSVFDQWDRWIAHYRNYQSSYKKAYHLWQCSDVERVDGIIGNVDLDFEFGGTPYPSKYTWIEDSHGWWLKRADGSYPASAWEKVNGTWYYFDSEGYLASGWQKLNGSWYYLNPDHDGTFGAMQTGWQKIDGIWYHFASWGGANVGWQQVDGTWYHFDLSGGMETGWLQLDGSWHYFAWWGGMRTDWQEIDNTWYYFDSEGILLSGWQKIDGSWYYLNPNHDGTFGAMQTGWQKIDGIWYYFVNWGGMVTGSYTIDAIEYLFDSSGAWQS, from the coding sequence ATGAATAGAAGTTACACTAGTTCTTCGTATGCCACACGGCATACGAATGCACCCATCCGTATAGCAGGTGCTTTTCTTCTTGCTGGCATGCTTGCTCTGTCAACTATGCCGGATCTCGCATGGGCTACTGCCACAAATTCGTCTAGTAGGGATACTTCTACTTCCACCCAGGTAACCAGCACCACCTCCTCATCTCCCACACAAGCACAGCGCAGCGATTCATTTACACAAACAACAAGTGCTCAACAGACAGATGAGATCGATGCAGCCCTGAGCGATTCCTCTACCGCCGCTGATGCAACACAGACATCATCTGCACAAGCAGCTGACACAGCAAAAGCAGCAGAAAACAGCTGGCGGTATCGCGATGGGGTACGGCTGTACACAGACGGTACTACCGAAAAATCACTGGACACCACCGAAACGCAAAGTAAATCCGCCAGTAGCCAATCACGTCCATCGAATCGACCAGCTGGCACCCAACTTTCAAAATGGAGCCTCACGAGTGAAGGGGCTGTCTCCCCCACGGGCGAAGTGATTGAAGGAGCAACAGCTATTGGCATTGACGTCAGTCACCATCAAGGCACGATTAACTGGGAAAAGGTAAAGGCTGCCGGTATCGATTTTGTTATCTTACGCTGCGGTCAAAGCACCAATATCAACGACCGCCAATGGAAACGCAACGTCGGTGAATGTGAACGCCTTGGCATTCCCTACGGTGTCTATTTATACTCCACGGCCACTACCGTTGATGAAGCGCGCGACGAGGCACAGCGAACCCTGCGCGACCTTGCTGGCCACAGCCCTTCGTACCCTGTGTACTTCGACCTTGAAGAATCGGACCTCGCATCAACCGATAATCGCCAGTTACTTGCCGACATGGCTCAGGCATACTGCGACATCATCGAAGATGCAGGCTATACACCTGGTGTATATGCGAACGTCAACTGGTGGAATAACTATCTGACCGATTCGGTATTTGATCAGTGGGATCGCTGGATTGCACACTACCGCAACTATCAGTCTTCCTACAAAAAGGCATATCACCTATGGCAATGCTCTGATGTCGAGCGTGTCGACGGCATTATCGGCAACGTTGATCTCGACTTTGAATTTGGCGGCACGCCCTATCCCTCAAAATATACGTGGATTGAAGATAGTCACGGTTGGTGGCTGAAACGAGCCGACGGAAGCTATCCTGCCTCTGCCTGGGAAAAAGTAAATGGCACGTGGTACTATTTCGATTCAGAGGGCTATCTTGCTTCCGGTTGGCAAAAGCTGAATGGCTCGTGGTACTACTTGAACCCTGATCATGACGGTACGTTTGGCGCCATGCAGACCGGCTGGCAAAAGATAGACGGTATCTGGTATCACTTTGCAAGCTGGGGTGGCGCGAATGTCGGGTGGCAGCAGGTAGATGGCACGTGGTATCACTTCGATTTATCTGGTGGCATGGAAACGGGCTGGTTGCAATTAGATGGCTCATGGCATTACTTTGCCTGGTGGGGTGGCATGCGCACCGACTGGCAAGAAATCGATAATACCTGGTACTACTTCGATTCAGAAGGTATTCTTCTGTCGGGTTGGCAGAAAATAGATGGTTCGTGGTACTACTTAAACCCCAACCATGATGGCACATTCGGCGCCATGCAGACCGGCTGGCAAAAGATAGACGGTATCTGGTATTACTTTGTGAACTGGGGTGGCATGGTCACTGGATCATATACGATCGACGCCATCGAATATCTCTTTGATTCATCAGGAGCTTGGCAAAGCTAA
- a CDS encoding DMT family transporter → MKYGLGSGILWGLDTLILGIAVSMAPLAELSEAPIASAFLHDACCAIMLLLYMGLRGRLGDTVAALKTRSGRVVMVAALLGGPLGMTGYLIAIANIGSGYTAIISAFYPAVGTVLAVLALHERMRVRQVIALMAALGGVMTMGWMSAGAEATAGDPLLGVTGALVCVFGWGSEAVILAWGMRDDAVDNETALQIRETTSALVYGLVVAPVAGALNLAGDVVTTPAMGVIALAALAGTVSYLFYYQAINRIGAARGMALNISYSAWAVIFGVIILGNIPQLLDIVCCVLILGGTVLSATAEWVDLNMFKREDPAVDPASGKSASITEGVSGKSASAPRDTASEKNTSAAMDSTSGKDMLAK, encoded by the coding sequence ATGAAATACGGACTCGGAAGCGGCATTCTGTGGGGTCTTGATACGCTTATTTTGGGAATAGCGGTTTCAATGGCGCCACTTGCGGAACTTTCAGAAGCGCCGATTGCCAGCGCGTTTTTGCATGATGCGTGCTGTGCCATTATGTTGCTGCTGTATATGGGTTTGCGGGGACGCCTGGGCGATACCGTTGCGGCGTTGAAGACGCGCAGCGGACGTGTTGTTATGGTTGCCGCGCTGCTTGGTGGACCCTTAGGTATGACGGGTTATCTGATCGCCATTGCCAATATTGGTTCGGGTTATACGGCTATCATATCGGCATTTTACCCTGCTGTTGGTACAGTATTGGCAGTGCTTGCTTTGCACGAACGTATGCGGGTGCGTCAGGTAATTGCGCTGATGGCTGCCCTTGGTGGTGTGATGACGATGGGTTGGATGAGCGCTGGTGCAGAAGCTACGGCGGGAGATCCTCTTCTTGGTGTTACCGGCGCGCTCGTTTGTGTGTTTGGCTGGGGGTCTGAAGCGGTTATTTTAGCGTGGGGTATGCGTGACGATGCCGTCGATAACGAAACAGCCCTCCAGATCCGTGAAACCACATCGGCGCTGGTGTATGGACTGGTGGTTGCACCCGTAGCCGGTGCGCTTAATTTGGCAGGGGACGTTGTGACAACGCCGGCCATGGGTGTTATTGCACTTGCTGCCCTTGCTGGTACGGTATCGTATCTGTTCTACTATCAGGCAATCAATCGTATTGGCGCCGCGCGCGGCATGGCACTTAATATTTCTTATTCAGCCTGGGCCGTCATTTTTGGGGTAATCATCTTGGGAAACATTCCTCAGCTGCTCGACATTGTGTGCTGTGTGCTAATTCTGGGCGGTACGGTGCTTTCGGCAACCGCAGAATGGGTCGATTTGAATATGTTTAAGCGTGAAGATCCAGCTGTAGACCCTGCTTCGGGCAAGAGCGCGTCGATAACTGAAGGTGTTTCGGGCAAGAGCGCGTCAGCACCAAGAGACACTGCTTCAGAAAAAAATACATCAGCTGCGATGGATTCCACTTCAGGCAAAGACATGCTCGCAAAATAG
- a CDS encoding phosphotransferase has protein sequence MVNLNDFKILCALDELNNPSVSQRVIAQHTALSLGTVNATLARCRKKEYVDANCLTEKGRAALKPYQVDNAIIMAAGLSSRFAPISYEKPKGLLKVKGDVLIERQIKQLHEAGIKDITVVVGYKMEYFFYLADKYGVKCVANPDYATRNNNSTLWVVRNQLRNTYICSSDIYYTENPFSKYAWCAYYASQHVDGQTDEWCMETTSGNRIAKITIGGSDADIMLGHAYFDQAFSKHFVEILEREYQLPETAGKLWESIYFDHLKEFDMRVRRYDAGCIYEFDSLDQLRMFDPQFIENVDSAVLDNITSVLGCKKSDIRDFYPLKQGITNLSCHFSVGNAEYVYRHPGVGTDKMLDRQAELAALQMARDLGLDETFLYEDAQAGWKISRFVPHARNLDVHDESQLARAMHMCRRLHDSAGTLARSFDFYEEGKKYEQLLASHGPIDVPGYHDLAQKASRLKQYADADGFPHCVNHNDFFHLNFILDDDDRLFLIDWEYAGMADCANDFGTFVVCSELSDDQAERALEYYFDRPPTFEERRHFWAYVVLAGWCWYVWALARQAEGDHVDEWLFVYWRYADSYMNRVLGWYEDAQN, from the coding sequence ATGGTGAACTTGAACGATTTCAAGATCCTGTGTGCTCTTGACGAGCTTAATAATCCATCGGTATCGCAGCGGGTAATCGCCCAACACACAGCGCTGTCACTTGGTACCGTTAATGCTACTCTGGCGCGTTGCCGCAAAAAGGAGTACGTCGACGCGAATTGTCTTACGGAAAAGGGAAGAGCAGCTCTTAAGCCGTATCAGGTAGATAATGCCATCATTATGGCTGCGGGTCTTTCATCGCGCTTTGCTCCTATTTCGTATGAAAAGCCCAAAGGCCTCTTGAAGGTAAAAGGCGACGTGCTCATCGAACGGCAGATTAAACAGCTGCATGAGGCTGGTATCAAGGACATCACTGTTGTGGTGGGCTATAAGATGGAGTACTTTTTTTATCTTGCCGACAAATACGGTGTGAAGTGTGTAGCCAACCCCGACTACGCGACGCGCAACAACAACTCGACGCTCTGGGTCGTGCGCAATCAGCTGCGGAACACGTATATTTGCTCATCGGATATCTACTATACCGAAAACCCCTTTAGCAAATACGCTTGGTGTGCGTACTATGCGTCCCAGCACGTTGATGGTCAAACTGATGAATGGTGTATGGAAACCACTTCTGGCAATCGCATTGCCAAAATTACTATCGGCGGCAGTGATGCCGATATCATGCTTGGTCATGCTTACTTCGATCAGGCGTTTTCCAAACACTTTGTTGAAATTCTTGAGCGGGAATATCAGTTGCCTGAAACAGCGGGCAAGCTGTGGGAGAGCATCTATTTTGACCATCTCAAAGAATTCGATATGCGCGTGCGACGCTATGACGCGGGCTGTATTTACGAATTTGATTCGCTCGATCAGCTGCGCATGTTTGACCCGCAGTTTATTGAAAATGTCGACTCGGCGGTTCTTGATAACATCACTTCAGTTTTGGGATGCAAGAAATCAGACATTCGCGATTTTTATCCACTGAAGCAGGGAATTACTAACTTATCGTGCCATTTTTCGGTCGGCAATGCCGAATACGTGTACCGTCATCCAGGCGTGGGAACGGATAAGATGCTCGATCGTCAAGCTGAACTCGCAGCGCTTCAAATGGCGCGTGATCTTGGTCTTGATGAAACGTTTCTCTATGAAGATGCGCAGGCCGGTTGGAAGATATCGCGATTTGTTCCCCATGCACGCAACCTGGATGTGCATGACGAAAGTCAGCTGGCTCGTGCAATGCATATGTGCCGTCGGCTGCATGATTCTGCTGGTACGCTGGCGCGTTCATTTGACTTTTACGAGGAAGGCAAGAAGTACGAACAGCTGCTTGCTTCACACGGTCCTATTGATGTGCCGGGCTACCACGACCTTGCCCAAAAGGCATCACGCCTCAAGCAATATGCCGATGCCGATGGGTTTCCTCATTGCGTGAATCACAACGATTTCTTCCACTTGAATTTTATTCTCGATGACGACGACCGCCTATTTCTTATCGACTGGGAATATGCCGGTATGGCGGACTGCGCAAACGATTTTGGCACCTTTGTTGTTTGTAGTGAACTGTCTGATGACCAGGCAGAACGTGCGCTTGAATACTATTTTGACCGCCCACCGACCTTTGAGGAACGTCGCCATTTTTGGGCGTATGTGGTTCTGGCGGGCTGGTGCTGGTATGTCTGGGCGCTTGCGCGCCAGGCCGAAGGCGATCATGTCGATGAATGGCTATTCGTGTACTGGCGCTATGCGGATAGCTACATGAATCGCGTGCTCGGTTGGTATGAAGACGCCCAAAACTAA
- the glf gene encoding UDP-galactopyranose mutase — translation MAVKDSYDYLIVGAGLTGAVFAHEAIQRGKSCLVIDRRNHIAGNAFTRSVEDINVHVYGAHIFHTSIRRVWDYVNQFAEFNNYVNSPVAIWHDELYNLPFNMNTFNQLWGVKTPAEAQAKIAEAVAAEGIEEPRNLEEQALSLVGRDVYEKLIKGYTEKQWGRPCCKLPASIIKRIPCRMRFDNNYFNDRWQGIPIGGYTALVERMLAGTDVLLECSYRDFIAEHPQCAARTIYCGPIDEFYDYCFGYLEYRSLRFSSEVIDEVNHQGNAVVNYTDRAVPYTRIIEHKHFEYGTQPKTVVTREYPAAWQPGDEAYYPINDDRNTQLYEQYADKARTEGDIVFAGRLGGYKYYDMDKAINAALDLVDAELGV, via the coding sequence ATGGCAGTGAAGGATTCATACGACTATCTGATTGTAGGTGCTGGCCTGACGGGTGCAGTATTTGCTCACGAAGCAATACAACGGGGGAAGAGCTGCCTGGTCATCGACCGGCGCAATCACATTGCCGGCAATGCTTTCACGCGAAGTGTTGAAGATATCAATGTGCACGTCTACGGCGCACATATCTTTCACACGTCTATCAGGCGTGTGTGGGACTATGTGAATCAGTTCGCAGAATTTAATAACTACGTCAATAGTCCGGTGGCCATCTGGCACGATGAACTGTATAACCTGCCATTCAATATGAATACGTTCAATCAGCTTTGGGGCGTAAAAACACCTGCCGAAGCGCAGGCTAAAATCGCTGAAGCAGTGGCAGCTGAAGGTATTGAAGAACCGCGCAATCTTGAAGAACAGGCGCTTTCGCTGGTTGGACGCGATGTGTATGAAAAGCTCATCAAAGGGTATACCGAAAAGCAATGGGGGCGTCCTTGTTGTAAATTGCCCGCGAGCATTATTAAACGCATCCCGTGTCGCATGCGATTTGATAATAATTACTTTAACGATCGGTGGCAGGGCATTCCCATTGGCGGTTACACCGCACTGGTTGAACGCATGCTTGCTGGTACCGATGTTCTACTTGAATGCTCATATCGCGACTTTATAGCTGAACATCCGCAGTGCGCGGCGCGTACTATTTATTGCGGGCCGATCGACGAGTTCTATGACTATTGCTTTGGTTACTTGGAATATCGAAGCCTGCGTTTTTCCTCTGAGGTGATTGATGAAGTAAATCATCAGGGTAATGCGGTGGTGAACTACACTGATCGTGCAGTGCCGTATACCCGCATTATTGAGCACAAGCATTTTGAGTATGGCACGCAGCCAAAAACGGTGGTGACACGTGAGTATCCGGCTGCATGGCAGCCAGGTGACGAGGCATATTATCCCATTAACGACGATCGTAACACACAGCTCTACGAGCAGTATGCCGACAAGGCGCGCACGGAAGGCGATATTGTTTTTGCTGGTCGCTTGGGTGGTTACAAGTACTACGACATGGACAAAGCAATCAATGCGGCACTTGATTTAGTCGATGCTGAACTGGGCGTGTAA
- a CDS encoding DegT/DnrJ/EryC1/StrS family aminotransferase: MEKREILFSPPDISQAEIDEVTAALKSGWITTGPRTKQLEQELKVFTGADGFACLNSATAALECGLRALGIGPGDEVIVCAYTYTASISPIIHLGATPILCDTQADSFEMDYDALGALINEHTKAIIPVDLGGHLVNYDRLFEIVRAHAACWTPNTDIQRCFDRVIIFADSAHALGSTQHGKPAGSIADFTSFSFHAVKNFTTAEGGGLAWRSHGFDNDAFYHDIMLQSLHGQSKDALSKNKIGAWEYDIEFPGWKCNMTDVLAALGLAQFKRYPSLLARRRELIEHYERNLADLDVITIPHYHGDNCSSGHLIMVHIKGIDEQTRNEIIVQMATDGVATNVHYKPVPLFTGYQKLGFSIDNYPQAYKMYASEITLPLHTLLTDDDVDYVTDSLKRALAAAGSR, from the coding sequence ATGGAAAAACGCGAAATTCTGTTTTCCCCGCCTGATATTAGCCAGGCAGAGATTGATGAAGTAACTGCTGCCCTAAAAAGCGGTTGGATTACCACGGGTCCGCGCACAAAACAGTTGGAGCAGGAGTTAAAAGTTTTCACGGGTGCCGACGGATTCGCCTGCCTTAATTCTGCCACGGCTGCCCTGGAATGTGGCTTGCGTGCACTCGGTATTGGACCAGGCGACGAAGTAATCGTTTGTGCCTACACCTACACGGCAAGCATTTCCCCCATTATCCACCTGGGTGCTACCCCGATTCTCTGCGATACGCAAGCAGATTCTTTTGAAATGGACTACGACGCCCTCGGTGCTCTCATCAATGAACACACCAAAGCGATTATTCCCGTTGACTTAGGCGGACACCTCGTAAATTACGATCGGTTATTTGAAATCGTTCGCGCACATGCTGCCTGTTGGACTCCGAATACTGATATTCAACGTTGTTTCGATCGTGTCATTATCTTTGCGGATTCCGCTCATGCACTCGGATCAACACAGCACGGCAAACCAGCTGGTAGCATCGCCGACTTTACGAGTTTTTCGTTCCATGCGGTCAAGAATTTCACGACAGCCGAAGGGGGCGGCTTGGCGTGGCGCTCACATGGCTTTGACAATGACGCGTTTTATCACGACATTATGCTCCAATCGCTCCATGGACAATCAAAAGATGCGCTTTCGAAAAATAAAATTGGTGCGTGGGAATACGACATTGAATTCCCTGGCTGGAAATGCAATATGACCGATGTTTTGGCTGCTCTGGGGCTCGCACAGTTCAAGCGGTATCCGTCACTATTGGCGCGCCGCCGTGAATTAATCGAACATTACGAACGCAACCTTGCTGATCTCGACGTGATAACTATTCCTCATTACCACGGCGACAATTGCTCGTCAGGACACCTGATAATGGTGCACATAAAGGGAATTGACGAACAAACGCGTAACGAGATTATTGTGCAGATGGCCACCGACGGGGTTGCTACCAACGTGCACTATAAGCCCGTTCCCCTGTTTACGGGCTACCAGAAGCTCGGCTTTTCTATCGACAACTACCCCCAGGCATACAAAATGTACGCAAGCGAAATCACCCTCCCCTTGCATACGTTACTGACCGACGACGACGTTGACTATGTCACTGACTCGCTCAAGCGTGCTCTCGCTGCCGCAGGTAGCAGGTAG
- a CDS encoding sugar transferase — translation MYRHFFKRVLDILIGIIALPFLFLIFIVVGPLIYREDKGPLFYNAERIGKNGRPFIMYKFRSMKVNAPDLKMADGSTYNGADDPRMTRIGAFMRRTSLDEFPQFLNVLKGDMSFIGPRPDLKRETELYEGNEGEKLLVKPGITGYAAAYGRNALAWHERLKLDVYYVHHLSFAFDVRIFFKTIATVFTQEGVYVEDDANNK, via the coding sequence ATGTACCGTCACTTCTTTAAACGGGTTCTCGATATTCTTATCGGCATTATCGCGCTGCCGTTCTTGTTCCTGATTTTTATCGTGGTAGGACCGCTTATCTATCGCGAAGATAAGGGACCCCTCTTCTATAACGCAGAGCGGATCGGCAAGAATGGGCGCCCATTCATCATGTATAAATTTCGCTCAATGAAAGTGAACGCGCCCGATTTAAAGATGGCAGACGGATCAACGTATAACGGCGCCGATGACCCGCGTATGACACGCATCGGCGCCTTTATGCGGCGCACCAGTCTCGACGAGTTTCCGCAGTTTCTCAATGTTCTTAAAGGCGATATGTCCTTTATCGGACCGCGTCCCGATCTGAAGCGCGAAACAGAACTCTATGAAGGCAACGAAGGCGAAAAGTTGCTTGTTAAACCGGGCATCACCGGATACGCTGCCGCCTATGGACGTAACGCATTGGCGTGGCATGAACGATTGAAGCTCGATGTCTACTATGTGCATCACCTCAGTTTTGCGTTTGACGTGCGGATATTTTTCAAAACAATCGCGACGGTCTTTACGCAAGAAGGCGTCTATGTCGAAGACGATGCCAATAACAAGTAA
- a CDS encoding thiamine pyrophosphate-dependent enzyme produces the protein MSLNARTLPTEEPFFGHKACAGCGGSLVLRQALKVLGPHAIAALPAGCMSAVGFNFPQLCFANNAMITPFAATAAVLSGIDAGLRAQGCKPDDCTVVGFAGDGGTADIGIQALSGAIDRNEDILYICYDNEAYMNTGIQKSSLTPFGARTTTTPVGANLHGCTTDKKNMFEIVVAHGIPYAATASIGYAPDFLRKVAKARDMKGTRYLHVIAPCPTGWGCPDRDMVDIAREVVDAGLWYLAEYEGPQTSQTPAGRLKLNRRPAQFASGADEWGSVEHYLRRQARFAALDGEDIARIEAGRDEMWERLERLTTAFS, from the coding sequence ATGTCATTAAATGCTCGGACCCTTCCAACCGAAGAACCCTTTTTCGGTCATAAGGCGTGTGCTGGCTGTGGCGGGTCACTTGTGCTGCGACAGGCACTCAAGGTATTAGGTCCTCATGCCATAGCCGCCCTGCCAGCTGGTTGTATGAGTGCTGTGGGGTTCAACTTCCCTCAACTGTGCTTTGCGAACAACGCTATGATCACACCCTTCGCGGCAACCGCTGCAGTGCTGTCAGGTATTGATGCGGGGCTGCGCGCTCAAGGATGTAAGCCTGACGATTGTACTGTCGTCGGTTTTGCTGGCGATGGTGGTACCGCTGATATTGGTATACAGGCACTATCTGGCGCTATTGATCGCAACGAAGATATTCTCTATATCTGCTATGACAATGAAGCTTACATGAATACCGGTATACAGAAGAGTTCTCTGACGCCGTTTGGCGCACGTACAACGACAACGCCAGTTGGCGCCAATCTGCATGGCTGCACAACGGATAAGAAGAACATGTTTGAAATTGTTGTCGCTCATGGGATTCCTTATGCGGCGACGGCGAGCATTGGATATGCTCCCGATTTCTTACGCAAGGTGGCTAAGGCACGCGATATGAAAGGTACTCGGTATCTTCATGTGATTGCGCCGTGTCCCACGGGATGGGGCTGTCCCGATCGTGACATGGTCGATATTGCCCGTGAGGTGGTTGACGCGGGGCTGTGGTATCTCGCTGAATATGAAGGACCGCAGACTTCCCAGACACCAGCCGGTCGTTTGAAACTAAACCGTCGACCCGCTCAGTTTGCGTCAGGTGCCGATGAATGGGGATCAGTTGAGCATTATCTTCGCCGACAAGCTCGTTTTGCAGCGCTTGATGGTGAAGATATCGCCCGTATCGAAGCGGGGCGCGACGAAATGTGGGAGCGGCTTGAACGGCTGACGACTGCCTTTTCGTAA